The Oscillospiraceae bacterium DNA segment TGTATTCCACCGGCGTCACCCCGCTTCCATTATACCAGATGACACTAAAGTGTCTACAAGTTCTGAAAGAATTTACGGACTGAAGTCCGTGGTTTTTACCAGCCGCTTGTTAAATAAAACATCCAATTGTCCTCCGAGTGGAGGGCGGTGTTGTAGGCATGATACGGCCGGCAATCGATAAATGCAACGGTCCCCCGAGACAGCGCCCAGGTGTTACCCTCGTAAGAAAGCACCCCCTCTCCCGAGAGCGTGTAGAGAAGCAGATACATCTTTTTGTCTTCGCGGCGGGTATAGTATTCTCTTTTCGCCCAAAATTTACCAATTTCTTCCACAAAAAACGGCGGTTTCTTTGCAGTGGTCTGCACATGAGAGATCAGCCAAACGGACTCCTTTCCGACATTGAGCCGATAATCCAGATACATTGCCATCACCCCTTCACCGCACCCAGCAATATTGTCCTGTCTATACGCAACTTTTCCCAATTGACATCCCTCGGGGCCTATCATACAATAAACCTGTAGGTGTATTGCACAATTATCTCCCATGATTTCCACTTATTATGTGCATTCATTGGAAAGGAGCCAGTCATGAAAAAAGCAACGGATATCCTGCGCCTATCTCTCAGCATGTTTTTGTCTCTCTCCCTGTGCCTGTCGGGTGGGATAACACAGGTCCGCGCCGCCGAGACGCGTCCGGACGACACCGCCACGGATGTTCTCTACGGGCGTTTTCAGACGCCGCCTCGCGAGAGCAAATCCCGCCCCTTGTGGTTTTGGAACAGCGCGGGTCGCCGCCTGAGCGACATCACCAAGGAGGGCATCCGCGAGATCATGGTGGGGTCCAGCGAACAAAGCGGTTATTTTGGGTTCGGCATCCTGCCCAACTGGCTGGACAACTATCTCTCCGACGACTACCTGGAGCTCTACGGATACGCACTGGCGGTGGCCAAGGAATTGGGCATGAAGATGTGTCTGTACGACGAAGACGGCTTCCCGAGCGGGACGGCGGGCGGCCTGCTGGCCCGGGACTTCCCGGAGTCCACACTGAAACGTCTGGACAAGAGCGAGACGGACGTCGCGGGACCCGCCCCCGTGACTCTGGCCATCCCCCAAGGGGCCTACCGGACCTACTTGGGCGCGGTGGCCGTGAACACCGACACCCACGAGATCCTCGACATCTCCGACCGCGCGGTCTTCGCCGACGAGCCGGCGGTCGGCGTGTCCGCCTCCACCTCTCACGCCGCTCTCGGCGGCGAGACCTTCGGCCCCGACCGGGCCTTTGACGGCGACTACGGCACCCGCTGGAACGCGGGGTCCTCCATAGGCGTCGATCAATGGCTGGAGACGCACTACGAGACAGATACCACTGTGGACCGAGTGGTCATCCGGGAAGCGCTCGGCCGAATCCGGTCGTACGCCGTCCAGTACTACGACGGAAACGGCTGGGTGGACCTCGCGGCCGGTTCCACTCTCGGAGCACTGCGGGAACACAGTTTTCCGGCGGTGACGGCCCGGCGGTTCCGCCTGATGATTTACACAACCAGCGCGCCCACCGATTCCGCCTCGATTTACGAAGTGGAGTGGTTCCACGACGGCGTCAAACTGCCTACACCCGCGGTCGGCGACAACTTTGACCGCGTCGTCTGGGAGGCGCCGGCCGGCACTTGGAAGGTGATGGCGTTTGCCTCTGTCAAAGACGGCGACGGTCTGGTGGACTATCTGAGCGGGGAGGCCGTAGACAACTTCATTGCGACCACTCACGAGGTTTATTACGAGCACTTCTCCGAGTACTTCGGCGACGTCATCGACAGCGCCTTCTATGACGAGCCCATGCTCTACCACGCCCAAGGCCGCACCTGGACGGGCCGGTTCAACGAACTGTTTGAGGCGGCATACGGGTACAATCCCATTACTCTCTACCCCGCTCTCTGGTACGACATCGGCGGCGCCACCGCGTCGGCGCGAAACGCGCTCTTCGGTTTTCGTACGGAGCTGTTCGCCACCCAATACATCAAGCGGCTAAACGACTGGTGCCGGGCGCACGGCATCGCGCTGACCGGCCACATGGATCAAGAGGAGAACGTCAATCCGACTACGTCGCCCGGCGACATGCTGAAGATCTTTTCCCACCAGGACATCCCAGGTGTCGACGAAGTCTTCGCCTACGACCGGGCTCTCAAGGCCTACAAACTCGTCAGCTCCTCCGCCTATAACTGGGACAAGGGCCTTGTGATGACCGAAACCTACGGCGGGATGGGCGAGAACATGGGCATCCCCGTCCTTTACAAGGACATCATGAACCAGCTCGTCCGCGGCATCAACTTTGTGGTGCCCCACGCCATCTGGTACAACAACGAGAGAGCCATCGACAACCCGCCGGAGCTCTCGTTCCGCAGCGCGCGGTATGGCCCGGAACTGCCGGCGTACAACGATTTCATCGGCCGAGTCAGCGGCTTGCTGCAAAACGGACGCCACGTGGCGGACATCGGCGTCGTCTACCCCATTCACACCCTGCAGGCCGCGACCCAGTTTGACGTCGGCAACCCCTATTACGGCGTCGCACCGGAGGAGGCCGACTACATGGATCTCGGTCACATGCTCTCCACGACCCTCCGCCGGGACTTCACTTACCTGCATCCGGAGATCATCGCCGAGCGCTGCGAGGCGGACGGAGACACCTTCCGGCTGCAAAACGACGTCAACTACGAAAACTATAAAGTCCTGATCATGCCCGGCGCCAAGACCATCAGTCTGGCGGCCTTAGAGAAGATTCAAGACTTCTTCGAAGGCGGCGGGCAAGTGATCGCAACCACCCAACTCCCCTATCAGTCCGCGGAATCGGGCCGCGACGGCGAGGTCAGAGAGATCATCTCCGAGATGTTCGGTGTGGAGGCTTCGGCGCTTCTGCCGTCCACCGCACTGCAGTACACCGCCTCCTCCTTTTTCCAAAACAACCCCCAGTACGCACCGGAGAAAGCCTTTGATGGCGAAGCCTCCAACGGAAGCCGCTGGAATGCGGGCGACCAATCGGGCGGAAATCAGTGGCTGCAGGTGGACTTCGGGCGGGACGTGACCGTGAGCCGTGCCGTCATCCAGGAGAACCCGCCCTACCGCGTCACCGCTTATCGGGTGCAGGCCTGGGACGGTGCTGGTTGGACCGACTGCGCTTCGGGCACCTCCATCGGCGCCTCGGCCGCCGTCGATTTCACCCCGGTGACCACCGACCGAGTCCGGCTGTATATCGACGCCATCGTATCTGACAGCGTCTCAATCCAAGAATTCGCCCTCTACCATGGCGGCGGCAACAACCTGGCCAGGCCCGAGGAATTGCTCGCGGAACAGGAAAACGAGGCCGGCGGCCGCGCCGTCTTCCTCGGCCGCGCCTACACGGACACCCTGGCGGACACCCTGGACCGCCTGCTGCCCGTCTTCGACGTGAAGGTGACGGGCGTACCCGGCGCGCTGCCGGGCGGCAGTTTCAGCTACCTCCACAAAGTGAAGGACGGACACGAGATCTACTACTTTGCAAACTCCGGCGACACCGCCCTCAGCGGGACAGTGGACCTGCGCGGCCGGCTCTCGGCACCCATGCTCTGGAATCCGCACGACGGTACCAGAACCGCGGCCGCCTGCGAAATCCTCACGGTGGACGGCATCCCGGTTACCCGGGTGACTCTCTCTCTCGACAAAGTCAGTTCGGTGTTTATCGTCGCCCGGCCCGCCGGCGAAATGATCGTCTCGGTTCACCCAGATAAGACCGCCCGGACAGTCACAGTCGCCGGTTCCGGTTTCTCGCCCCACCAGCGGGTCGCGCTCCTGGCCGCTTACCAGCGCACCCCATCGGCGTCCGACTGCGACTACGCCGCTGAGATCTTCGCGGACGAGGCCGGCGATGTGCGCGTCACCCTGCCGGCCGAAGCGACGCAAGACCTGCCGTGGCTGGGCGGACATCGGTACGAGGCGTCGCTGGACGGTGTCGCGGCGTCCGCGCCAATCTTCGCGACGACCGTAAAAGCGCACTCCTCGGCCCGTGTCTCCCTGCGTATCAAGGGGAGAGCGCCGCTGAACTTCTCCATCGACAGCGCGGTTTACGAATTCGCATCCAGCAACCCGGATGTCGTGAGCGTGGACCAAAACGGCCTGGTCACGGGACGAAAGGCCGGCACCACCCTCGTCACCCTGCGCGCTCTGGATGGCAGCGGTCTCATGCATGTCGTCACGGTGAGCGTCGGATAAACAGCGCACTGCAGGGAGCGTTCGGCCGAAACCACACGGCCGGACGCTCCCTGAGTCAGTGCTCCCCCCACGAAGCACCATTTTCAAACGGGAAAGGTGAGATAGAAACGCCTCCTTCCTGATACTGGGACGGCCATTGGCCCGTCTCTTTTTTGAAAATTTTGGAAAAATAGTAGGGGTCGCTGTACCCGAGGAACTGCGCGATGTCCTTCATCCGCAGATCGGACTGCCCGACGATCATACGTTTGGCCTTCTCGATACGCAGGCGCGTCATGTATTCCGCCGGGCTGACCCCCTTGTGCCGGCGGAACACCTTGCTTACATAGGATGGGACAAAGCCGAACTCCTGCGACAGCATCGCGTTTGTAATGTTTTTGTTGTAATTTTGCTGTAAGTACCGTTCAATGTTGACGATGAGCTCCTTTTGCACCACTTTGCACTCGACGCCGTGGAAGTGGTCCAAAATCGCATACAGGTTCTCCGTCAAGTCTTTGGGCGTCATCGCGTTGGTAATGGCCTCGCTCATGTCAAGCTTCACGCCCGCCTTCATCGTGTGATAGATGCGCTGGTCGCAGATGATCACGTCGAGAAAACGGACAAACTCCATCTGCGAAAGCCGCCCCTCCACCGCGCGCTCGACGGCGGAGGCGACGAAGTTGCGCAGCAACCGGCTGTTTTGGTTCACCAACGCGTTTACAATGTCTTCGATCGGAAGATCGGCAACGGTGATCTTCGCTTTCTCCGCGACGGCAGCATCCCATAGGCACTGCGAGCGGCACAGTTTGATCTCGTTGTACATCCGTGCGCGCAGTGCCCGGATGATCGCGCCGACTTCTCCCATCGCCACCAGCGAGGAGAAGCCGCACAGCGTCACTGCCAGTGGGGCGGCCAGTTTGGTGAGCCGTGTAAAGATACCGTCCGCAAGGCGCTGCACCCGGTCGGACGGCACATTTTCGAGAACGATAACCCGCTCCGCCCGGACTTTGCCTTCGAAAATCAGTACGTGCTCCGTCTCGTGCAGCATCATGCCGATCAGCGCCTCAAGCAGAAAGCTCTCCCAAAAAACGGCGCCCGGCACCATTGTGTCGTTCGGCACCATCGGCCAGGCACCCACACAGGCCAGCAGCACCAGACATTTTTCTTCACTCGTATCCGACGGCGCCTCACCTCCCTGTATACTCCTTGAGAGGAGGTCTCGTTTCTTGCTGATCTCCCGCATGGCGCACATACCTTCCAACCGGCCGAGCAATTCGGACAGTTTTTCCCGGGAGACAGGTTTCAGCAAATAGTCGATCGCGCCGAGCCGCAACGCGGACTGGGCATAAAAGAAATCCTGATATCCGCTCAAGATGATCGTCAGACAATCCGGGTACAGGGTCCGCACTCGCTCCAGAAGCTGCAGGCCGTCCATGACAGGCATCTGGATGTCGGTGATCAACACGTCCACCCGTTCCTTGGCCAGACGGTTCAACGCCGCCTGCCCGTTGAGTTCACACCCGATCACGGAAAACTGCGGCGACGCCTGTTCGACCATCTTCTTAACGGCGCGTCCTATGGGCGGTTCATCCTCAACCAGCAACACTTTGATCATGTTTACCTCCGCAAATAGACACAATTGTCCCCGTCGGCTCGTTGCGGCCGATCGTACAACAGGCCCCTCCAAAAAACTTGAGTCGAATGATCGTATTGGCCAGTCCCAGCCCACCGATTTTCATATCCGTGTAATTGGCCG contains these protein-coding regions:
- a CDS encoding AraC family ligand binding domain-containing protein; this encodes MYLDYRLNVGKESVWLISHVQTTAKKPPFFVEEIGKFWAKREYYTRREDKKMYLLLYTLSGEGVLSYEGNTWALSRGTVAFIDCRPYHAYNTALHSEDNWMFYLTSGW
- a CDS encoding discoidin domain-containing protein — translated: MKKATDILRLSLSMFLSLSLCLSGGITQVRAAETRPDDTATDVLYGRFQTPPRESKSRPLWFWNSAGRRLSDITKEGIREIMVGSSEQSGYFGFGILPNWLDNYLSDDYLELYGYALAVAKELGMKMCLYDEDGFPSGTAGGLLARDFPESTLKRLDKSETDVAGPAPVTLAIPQGAYRTYLGAVAVNTDTHEILDISDRAVFADEPAVGVSASTSHAALGGETFGPDRAFDGDYGTRWNAGSSIGVDQWLETHYETDTTVDRVVIREALGRIRSYAVQYYDGNGWVDLAAGSTLGALREHSFPAVTARRFRLMIYTTSAPTDSASIYEVEWFHDGVKLPTPAVGDNFDRVVWEAPAGTWKVMAFASVKDGDGLVDYLSGEAVDNFIATTHEVYYEHFSEYFGDVIDSAFYDEPMLYHAQGRTWTGRFNELFEAAYGYNPITLYPALWYDIGGATASARNALFGFRTELFATQYIKRLNDWCRAHGIALTGHMDQEENVNPTTSPGDMLKIFSHQDIPGVDEVFAYDRALKAYKLVSSSAYNWDKGLVMTETYGGMGENMGIPVLYKDIMNQLVRGINFVVPHAIWYNNERAIDNPPELSFRSARYGPELPAYNDFIGRVSGLLQNGRHVADIGVVYPIHTLQAATQFDVGNPYYGVAPEEADYMDLGHMLSTTLRRDFTYLHPEIIAERCEADGDTFRLQNDVNYENYKVLIMPGAKTISLAALEKIQDFFEGGGQVIATTQLPYQSAESGRDGEVREIISEMFGVEASALLPSTALQYTASSFFQNNPQYAPEKAFDGEASNGSRWNAGDQSGGNQWLQVDFGRDVTVSRAVIQENPPYRVTAYRVQAWDGAGWTDCASGTSIGASAAVDFTPVTTDRVRLYIDAIVSDSVSIQEFALYHGGGNNLARPEELLAEQENEAGGRAVFLGRAYTDTLADTLDRLLPVFDVKVTGVPGALPGGSFSYLHKVKDGHEIYYFANSGDTALSGTVDLRGRLSAPMLWNPHDGTRTAAACEILTVDGIPVTRVTLSLDKVSSVFIVARPAGEMIVSVHPDKTARTVTVAGSGFSPHQRVALLAAYQRTPSASDCDYAAEIFADEAGDVRVTLPAEATQDLPWLGGHRYEASLDGVAASAPIFATTVKAHSSARVSLRIKGRAPLNFSIDSAVYEFASSNPDVVSVDQNGLVTGRKAGTTLVTLRALDGSGLMHVVTVSVG
- a CDS encoding response regulator, encoding MIKVLLVEDEPPIGRAVKKMVEQASPQFSVIGCELNGQAALNRLAKERVDVLITDIQMPVMDGLQLLERVRTLYPDCLTIILSGYQDFFYAQSALRLGAIDYLLKPVSREKLSELLGRLEGMCAMREISKKRDLLSRSIQGGEAPSDTSEEKCLVLLACVGAWPMVPNDTMVPGAVFWESFLLEALIGMMLHETEHVLIFEGKVRAERVIVLENVPSDRVQRLADGIFTRLTKLAAPLAVTLCGFSSLVAMGEVGAIIRALRARMYNEIKLCRSQCLWDAAVAEKAKITVADLPIEDIVNALVNQNSRLLRNFVASAVERAVEGRLSQMEFVRFLDVIICDQRIYHTMKAGVKLDMSEAITNAMTPKDLTENLYAILDHFHGVECKVVQKELIVNIERYLQQNYNKNITNAMLSQEFGFVPSYVSKVFRRHKGVSPAEYMTRLRIEKAKRMIVGQSDLRMKDIAQFLGYSDPYYFSKIFKKETGQWPSQYQEGGVSISPFPFENGASWGEH